A section of the Venturia canescens isolate UGA chromosome 11, ASM1945775v1, whole genome shotgun sequence genome encodes:
- the LOC122418139 gene encoding voltage-dependent anion-selective channel protein 1-like, whose translation MTVPSFADIGKNAWDIFRTGYHYGYGLFNISITNKSEKKLRLNSEYSLQCDTSQADGKSEAKLSLDRIGVLKQKWKSDGTILLEHGLEGKPIDGFSLTSGFSYNPHTSISGLLFGAKFQNEHVNLNCSVSNAFDQNFRLTGAAVLGIRDLHLGYQAGYDTEMNSMTLNDVGLAYNFENVGVHLRATSIPYEGGASVSYKVNENWDTVINGVFASRNDRQRWTVGIGTRMRIDDKTMVRLKLNKDRQMGASLQQKFYNFINLTLSFSLDLNNLPRGDHKVGLAIDIEDV comes from the exons ATGACAGTTCCGAGCTTCGcggatattggaaaaaatgcCTGGGACATATTCCGAACCGGTTATCATTACGGTTATGgtttgttcaatatttcgataaccaacaaatcggaaaagaAACTCCGACTCAACAGCGAGTACAGCTTACAGTGTGACACCTCGCAG GCTGACGGCAAGTCAGAGGCGAAATTGAGTCTGGACCGAATAGGGGTTTTGAAGCAGAAATGGAAGAGCGACGGGACCATTTTACTGGAGCATGGTTTGGAGGGGAAGCCCATCGATGGGTTTTCCCTGACAAGTGGTTTTTCGTACAATCCCCATACGAGTATTTCCGGTCTGTTGTTCGGTGCCAAATTCCAAAACGAACATGTCAATTTGAATTGTTCTGTTT CAAACGCCTtcgatcaaaattttcgtctCACCGGAGCTGCGGTTCTGGGAATCAGGGACTTGCATCTCGGCTATCAGGCCGGATACGACACGGAAATGAATTCCATGACCCTAAACGACGTTGGGCTTGCATACAATTTCGAAAACGTGGGAGTTCACTTGCGAGCTACTTCGATCCCTTACGAGGGTGGTGCATCCGTTTCTTACAAAG TTAACGAAAACTGGGACACTGTAATAAACGGAGTATTCGCAAGCAGAAACGATCGTCAACGTTGGACGGTTGGGATCGGAACGCGAATGAGAATCGACGACAAAACGATGGTCAGACTGAAGCTCAATAAGGATCGTCAAATGGGTGCAAGTCTccagcaaaaattttacaattttatcaACCTCACGCTCTCGTTCAGCCTCGATTTGAATAATCTACCGAGGGGTGATCACAAAGTCGGTCTCGCCATCGACATCGAGGACGTTTGA